GTTTATTGAATCACtttatttaatgatttcatCAGAAAAATGTTAGTTTCCGTTTATTTCTCTGAACCTATTAGAGATATTGCTATATCTGTAGCAATAGCTATCTTACTGCTGTCATTGCTAATGATTGTCTGCTTGACTTGAGTCCTGAGaaatacatttctttcattGAAAGTAACAGATGTGCATCCATCTTCTGAACTGATTCAGTAGTTGTCGCGGGGatctggagcccatcccagctggcttagggcatgaggcaggggaaactccgagCGTGATGCCAGTTCACCGCAGAAGAAACAGATGTATTACCAATATACTATATTGGATTACACATAATGTATAAGGTTGTCAGAGGTCGACCTTCACAAGTCTAAATTCTGCAAGTTGTGTGAAATGATCTACTGAAATAGCTGACAGTGGGAAAACTACACAAATCAAACCATTAAAACTGATTTTCTAGTTTAAAGATGCAATAACATAAaatttggtttttaaataaatagatttaatATCACCCCTAGATAAAgccatttaaaattatatacagagaaaataaGACAGCTCCATTATTTATCCCACCATGACAGTATCATCATCAGGAAATTCATAGTAGGGAACCTCCAGGTTAAGAGGAGCAGGGCCCTTTCGTATTCTTCCTGAAGCATCGTAGTGCAAACCATGGCAAGGACAATGGTATCCTCCAAATTCTCCAGCATTGGCAATGTGCACACACCCGAGATGGGTGCACACACCAAGGACGATGACCCAGCGAGGGTTAATCACTCTATCCTTGTCGTGCTGGGGGTCACGAAGCTCCACAATATTCACAGCCTCCTCTGTGGCAATATCTTTATCTGTGCGATGGCGGACAAACAGGGGCTTCCCTCTCCACTTGAAGGTCATGTTTTTGCCTTCAGGGATGTCACAAAGCTTTATCTCAATCTTGAATAAGGCCAGGACATCTGCTGATGCACTCATTGAGGAGACAAACTGGGAGACCAACGTCTTGGCATAGACACCAACCGCAGCAGTGGCTCCTGTGACAAGGTAGGAGAACACCCTTCTCCCCTCACTGCTTTCCTGGGAGGACTTGTTTGGATCATTAACTTCATGCCTTCGGTAGTCTGCAAAGTCAGGGATCTTGACATCTGAGTGGGCAAGTCGAACTCCTCCAGGAGCTACAGATGAGAGACATAATGCACTTTTATAAAAGGCAGTTGATGAGAAAACAGGTGAACAATGCAGACCCTTAGAAAAATCGATGAATGTAATTCTATTATGTTATAGCTTCATATTCAGTAATATATTTAACAATGTTGGaatccctccatccattttcttgaagatgatgTTTGTTGCATCTGTCTCGTCTTTTCCACCTTTCGAGTCTCAGGTTTTGTTGGAGgctgtcccagctggctatgggtgagaggcggggtacaccctggacacgtCGCCAGTGCATCGCAAAACCACACGTAGACAAACAGTCGTACATGTCATACaatcacacctatggacaatttggactgatcaattcacctacGTTGCATGATTtttgtggtgggaggaagcaagagaacctggagaaccccTTTGGTAGACaaagggagaacatacaaactccacagaaAAAACTCGAACCTGGCATTTTCTTGATGTGAGGGGAAAGCGCGACTAAAATTATAATACTAATACTTCAGTTTACATAGATGTTTTTACATACACCAGTTCCTGGAAGATGCTAAACGCTGTGATTTTCAGACGAGTGGGACAACTGAACATATTCGAAAATTTACATAGTACCAACACATCGACATTTGTAAGAATTCGTAAAATGTCACTGGGACTGAACACCACGAATACCTCGGGTTGATTATAACCCCATGTCATCCGTCGACCTTGCCAGCAATACACGCTAAGTCCTTACCTCCAAAAAGCACTTTCTTTACCGCATTAAAAGTATCCCCCCCGCAGGTGCGGGAACGATCTTGCTGAGTTTAGAAATGTGTTGTGCACCTTTCTGTTGTGCCTTACTGGGAACCTTCTCTACTTATACTCAGTTCCGCCCTACGTTAAGGCGTGGTTATGCAGTCTACGGCTCTTACAAAAATTACAGGTGTTGTTTTGGTGTTGACGTGGTATTAGTTGACGCACCcaactcagaaaaaaaaaacatacacaacTGCACTTTTAAATAATCGCGGATAATTTAGTACAGGCATGTGACATTGAGTTCTATCGAGGGGTCCTCGTGATGTAAACAAGGGTCCTGGCACAAAATATGGAGACGAACTACACAATGGTAACCTGAGAGAAAACGAAAGCGATAAAATGAAAATACCGAAAAGAAAGCTAttccttttaattatttttgcttATGTGGCATTTTCTCTCTATGCTGCATATAATGTTTTCTTCAGTGCCAAAGTAATCTCTCGCGTTCACAGGGTAGTGAAGAAAGAAAACGGCGCGCCCTCAGGTAAATTCCCGTAACACAACCGTTATCTCATGTACCGCGGATACACGGTTAAGATGTTGACGAATAGAATAAACATTCGTTTATTGTTATATCCtacatgaatgaaacaaatcTGTGCTTATTTTGTAAATGGGAACcgtgtgttttgtttgtagGTGGTGTCAGGGATGGCGGTGCTGCTCCATTTGTTAATGACGAATGGAACCCATGGGAGGATGAGCAGGTTGAGTACAATTCTGCCCTCAACAAAAGGAGAGACGCCTTTAAACAGCATTTGGCTTTAATTGACATTAATAAACCTAAAAGACACAAAGTCCAAATCTGGGGGAAAGCTGCTATTGGTAAGTTACTGCATTACGGGATGTGTACCTGTTGCAGCCTGCAGGCTGTGCTGTGATTGGGCCTTGACAATACAGTCCGTCATTGTGACGGTCTCTATAGGCTTGTGTGCATTCATACTCACGTGCTTTCTTTTAATGGCTTTATAATCCAATACATAAAGTAAGAGTACTTTCAAAATGCTTTGTTATCCACTACGAGTGGACTTAATATTAGAAATATACACTAAAaccaaaaatttatttttaaatgtattaatttccTAATTTCCCAATTTttacaccctcacacacacacacacacacacacacacacacacacacacacacacacacacacacacacacacacacatgtatatacaggtatatatatatatatagacactgtatacatgtgtatacagtatatatactataaatgcatattatatatatacacgtatatataatatgtatgtaATCATTAATGAACAAGAGCATCTTTATGCACCGCGTCAATATTTGTCTTAAACTcaacatgtaaataaattaagtgAGCAAGATAAAAAGATCAACTTTTAAAATGCCAAATACTAAATTAAACTGAACCTCAATCATAATTTTGATCGGCTTTAGAGAATCTCTTTGactcataatttattttttattgaattaagATTGCAGTATATTTTGATGGTTCCTGTGAGAATAAAGACAGCTTCATATGTAAGTGCCTGTTAGTCAGctgcaattattattattgttattattattatcattatttatttttatttatttttaactcttCGTTTCTGCTTGGTTAATATTTTACATACTTCTATTTCCTTCATCATCAGTATTACACACTCATTTTCTCTTCAGGCCTTTACCTTTGGGAGCATATTTTAGAGGGACCTCTCAACCCTACTGACAAGGTAGCACAATGGAGAGAAGGGGAGCTGCAATCAGGAAAGATTGATTTCAGGTAACAAGTTTGCTTTTGATGGGTTAAATATAACTCCCGTTATATGCTGTAAATTCCTGACAATTGAGCGCACCTGAATATAAGCCACaccaattacattttaaaagaaaaaaacattgtacagtacatatatagGCTGGACTGTCTATAAACTGTAGGTGTAGATGTCCAATCGTTGTATGATGAGATATtaacacagaaatgtttttaaaattaatggctgtttttttctgaatagtGCCCCTAATACAGCAGTAAAAAACATCTTGTCATGAATTCATTGATGTCATGGGGTGTGCATAATGTGCAAAATGTCTGTTCAATATCATGGTAGTGTCTTCTTCTGAGCATTATCTCTTCTGCGTGTCTGTCTCGCTCTTGCGCTTCTTGCTAGGGTGTTCCCTGGAGCCCAGAAAAATCTATAGCTTAGCCACATCATTGTTTAAGCTGCAGGGTTCAAAGTGTGTGAAAAAAGTAGCGGCTCGTATGTGAGAATTTACTGTAATAACTACCAGCGATACCTACCCAGTAAGAGCACTAATTTACTGTCTCTCTTCAATCCCTTGTTTCCTTTCCCTCTTAAGTTTTTACACAGGACCAGCTGTAGTCCAGGGTCATGTTCCTATGGATATGAACACCCTGGTTCTGATACTGAATGGTCGTGAGCAGCAGAAAGTTTCTTATTCCACACGGTGGCTGGAACATGTCCAGTCTATGGTGCAGTCCCACACAATATCCCATGTGGCTGTAGTCCTTCTTGGCAATGAGCATTGTGACAACGAGTGGATTGGCCCCTACTTAAAGAGAAATGGTGGCTTTGTGGAGCTGCTGTTTCTGGTGTATGACAGCCCCTGGGTCAATGACAAGGATGTCTTCCAGTGGCCTCTTGGTGTTGCCACGTATGTCTCTTTGTAGTAGACCTTCATGTGTGCATCAATATTGATTAATATATCAAATTCTTAGCAGGTTGTTCATTGCACACATGGACAAAATTGGTAGTACCCTTctcttaatgaaagaaaaacccacaaTGGTCACTGACTCAACTTGAAACtgagaaaagtaataaaaaataaaaatttactgAAGATTAACCAATGAAAATTAGACATTGCTTTTGAATTATGGTTCAATAGGATAATTTCAGAAaagcaaactaatgaaacaggcccgaacaaaaatgatggtaccTTCAACTTAGTACAGGTATTTTGTTGCATGAGTTTTCTGATATGCAACACATTTCTCTCCAGAATGCCTGGATAGTCTTAAGATTTCCTTGATCCTAGAAAGATTCAAGACACTCTGCGCCACATTCAGCAAAGCAGCCCAAGAACATAACTGAGcctccatgtttcacagtaAGGAAAGTGTTCTTTTCTTAGTACACTTTTGTGTATTGAAACATAGAGCTGATTTGTTTTGCCAAAAAGTTCCACTTTTGTCTCATTTGTCCAAAGGACATTCCCCCAGAAGCTTTGTGGGTTGGCAGTAGGCATTGTGGCAAATTCCACTCTTGCCTTCTTGTGATGTACTTTCAACAGTGGTGTCCTCCTTGCTTGTCTCCCATGAGCCCACTTTGGCTTAAACAATGACATATTATGTGATCGAACACACTAATTTCTGTGGAGGTTGCTCTGTGCTCTGGTTACCATTTGTATTATCCGTCTCTTCAATCTGtcatcattttttcttttatggtcAGGTTAGAGTCCTGTGGACCTTAAAATTCTGAATAATGTGTGCAATTGTAGTCAAAGGAACATCAAGCTGCTAGGAAACGGTCTTATAGCCTCTACCTTTAACATACTTGTCTTTAATTGTCCAATCTATTCTCCTGAGACAACTCTCCTTCCCTTCCTGTGGTCCATGTTCAATCTCGCCATGTCATTAAACAGCACAGTGACTA
This region of Antennarius striatus isolate MH-2024 chromosome 4, ASM4005453v1, whole genome shotgun sequence genomic DNA includes:
- the LOC137593693 gene encoding cytochrome b-c1 complex subunit Rieske, mitochondrial-like encodes the protein MQPPGGVRLAHSDVKIPDFADYRRHEVNDPNKSSQESSEGRRVFSYLVTGATAAVGVYAKTLVSQFVSSMSASADVLALFKIEIKLCDIPEGKNMTFKWRGKPLFVRHRTDKDIATEEAVNIVELRDPQHDKDRVINPRWVIVLGVCTHLGCVHIANAGEFGGYHCPCHGLHYDASGRIRKGPAPLNLEVPYYEFPDDDTVMVG
- the rxylt1 gene encoding ribitol-5-phosphate xylosyltransferase 1 isoform X1, whose translation is MKIPKRKLFLLIIFAYVAFSLYAAYNVFFSAKVISRVHRVVKKENGAPSGGVRDGGAAPFVNDEWNPWEDEQVEYNSALNKRRDAFKQHLALIDINKPKRHKVQIWGKAAIGLYLWEHILEGPLNPTDKVAQWREGELQSGKIDFSFYTGPAVVQGHVPMDMNTLVLILNGREQQKVSYSTRWLEHVQSMVQSHTISHVAVVLLGNEHCDNEWIGPYLKRNGGFVELLFLVYDSPWVNDKDVFQWPLGVATYRQFPMIRPNAQLITSSRPYLCNFLGTIYKNSSREHLIQVLKQSGLEKECITGAREKWLPQETADSLKQYQTALAQSELTLCPVGINTECYRIYEACSYGSVPVVEDVLTPGTCAAGPSSPLRLLKAAGAPFIFINNWKELPAILERERGMNQEQRVDRRRRLLEWYASFRQQMKERFTEVIEETIFKSG